DNA from Brucella melitensis bv. 1 str. 16M:
TTTGTAAAAGTGGATGAAATTACACATGTTTTTCCCGATTGCGGTGTTCAATCGTTTGAATGCCGCAATCACGGCAATGTGTCGCCAAGGTGCGACCAATTGTTAGGCTTTTCGTGAAAAAGCTTCTTTGACGTCATGGTGAAAGCGCAGTAGAAAGCGCCCCATAGGACCGTATGTCACGGTCCCACCATATTTCTTGGGTCGTCCCGGCGCAGGATCGAAAGTTCCGCATCCCTGCTCCAGAGCGACATCGAACTGGGTTTCAGATAACCCGCCATCCGGTTCACCCGCCGACATATCGTCGGAGGATGCAGCCGGGGAGAAACGTCAGGGAAGCCATGACACAACCGACCGTAACGCGCCAGCGTCCTTTGTCGCCGCACCTGTCCATCTATAAGCCGGTCATCACGATGACGATGTCTATCGTCCATCGCATCACGGGCGGCGCACTTTATTTCGGCACTCTTCTGCTTGCGGCCTGGCTGATTTCGGCTGCAACCAGCGAAGAGTGCTTCAACACCATCAACGCACTGTTCTCGTCGTGGATCGGGCGCCTCATCCTGTTCGGTTACACCTGGGCGCTGCTGCACCATCTGGCCGGCGGCGTGCGCCACTTCATCTGGGACACAGGCGCGGCAATGGAAAAGCACACCGCATCCAAGATCGCATGGGCTTCCGTGGTCTTTTCAGTGGTCGCCACGATCCTCGTCTGGGTCGTCGCCTATTCGGTGCGCTAGGAGGGACTGGTTCATGAACGGCATGAATAACGATATGCGTACTTCGCTCGGGAAGGTTCGCGGTCTGGGTTCGGCAAAAGAAGGCACCAGCCATTTCTGGTATCAGCGCCTGAGC
Protein-coding regions in this window:
- the sdhC gene encoding succinate dehydrogenase, cytochrome b556 subunit is translated as MTQPTVTRQRPLSPHLSIYKPVITMTMSIVHRITGGALYFGTLLLAAWLISAATSEECFNTINALFSSWIGRLILFGYTWALLHHLAGGVRHFIWDTGAAMEKHTASKIAWASVVFSVVATILVWVVAYSVR